The Neoarius graeffei isolate fNeoGra1 chromosome 10, fNeoGra1.pri, whole genome shotgun sequence genome has a segment encoding these proteins:
- the LOC132893076 gene encoding uncharacterized protein LOC132893076 — MWCKDNNLHLNVEKTKEIVVDFRREHTQHAPLSIDGAAVERVSSTKFLGVHISEDLSWNNNTASLAKKAQQRLYFLRKLRRARVPAPIMHTFYRGTIENILTSCITVWYGACTVSCCKTLQRILRAAEKIIGVSLPSLMDIYNSCLTRKAIRIAGDPTHPSHSLFSLLPSGRRLRSLRDKTSRLKNSFFHQAVRKLNSLPVLPLLPPLPPATDSARTHPFSI, encoded by the coding sequence atgtggtgcaaggacaacaatctccatctgaacgtggagaagacgaaggagattgttgtggacttcaggagagagcacacccagcatgctccactatctatcgacggtgctgcagtggagagggtgagcagcaccaagtttctgggtgtgcacatctctgaagacctgtcctggaacaacaacaccgcatcactggccaaaaaagcccaacagcgtctgtacttcctccgcaaactgaggagagcaagagtcccggcccccatcatgcacacattctacagaggcaccatcgagaacatcctgaccagctgcatcaccgtgtggtacggcgcctgcaccgtgtcctgctgcaagactctgcagcgcatcttgagagcagctgagaagataattggtgtctctctcccttctcttatggatatctataactcctgcctcacccgcaaagccatcaggattgcaggtgaccccacccacccatctcacagcctcttcagcctgctgccgtcggggaggagactgcggagtctccgggacaaaaccagcaggctcaagaacagtttctttcaccaggcggtcaggaagctcaactccctccctgttctgcccctcctcccccctctgcctcctgccacagattctgctcgcacacaccccttcagcatctga